A single Fusarium oxysporum Fo47 chromosome IV, complete sequence DNA region contains:
- a CDS encoding heterokaryon incompatibility protein-domain-containing protein: protein MAPNLKSVVSRNIRDHTTRTVLRKALEEKDGKSLKQSPETATMVRDWESLGQKRGRQSLENHDKAIQEKKPDVDGMTDEELSRISIHISSVEEESGEDSDEKMKDEETAKFDEYKHHQFIHRWGLFQDSDGRDEEWFIPDPPVLEETDPEYLCDMCRHIDFKVLLSQRGLPGNQLPGQSRISVYGIPKVMDENSHCSFCRLIRMRAIHDGILTDVHPDDWPGMQLSISTLDDGPGFPLRLQVEFSDLDRLKVSRLVIHPVESVESQSMPLQGLLVRKDSADMSRLRGWLQTCNKDHKSAETDSIEYLKPLMGTLRVIDTVDNCVKEVDTPCDYICLSYVWGTGSQTQYTTKTRDQLSKPGGLGNVELPQTILDAIKVTKELGIRYIWIDALCITQDDKDDKARIIFNMGTIYANAVLSIMASSNVNPTDGLPGVGIPRSQEQSIEKLQGITLAVAFQDARQRYSDIEDRLWNTRAWTFQERVLSRRSVYFTSSQMCFICPHGACFEDTVPVSGPNSYTIVPFNDQLQLTSRIHDLWIRIWSDPTQAAYINKAFATEDDMTIFVGEDPTTGEASEDGAPLYKSKAIPSSDTIDAPLIKGHTLWEAYAHAVDAYTKRNMTWQSDAVNAFIGIADLIRRGTNTKFWHAMPEFALTRSLLWYPKEPLSRRRSPDGKILFPSWSWAAWQGHVAYRGRGFHNAVCYAPASMIMWLKSATVDEFMETFVQVERTQEEIDERRQQAENSRLLLHKTDLWSLLHIDCYEHGWAVEHNEDRNQHLFVHEAYPGMRFEFPINLPDEPIVELPFEDTLYFRAKAVSVRLCDKPSEWYLASPIQDNFIQIGVSDEDRSANNRRPWQRILYHQGYRAGSLSLNVSLEHLNIPSTAEEVQNSPVKYILVAISRDSLPYVAPPPIGWEMYWDGDPMRMQYEILQEEWLQRSRLPEGPDESVKPSTEKVNETGEPRWDLGRFGTTSVLDVCNVLLLREARDGVSERVGVGKINYSAFFGAKPEPDVFYLK from the coding sequence ATGGCGCCGAATCTAAAATCAGTCGTTTCCAGAAACATTCGCGATCATACCACAAGAACAGTCCTCAGAAAGGCCCTAGAAGAAAAAGATGGAAAGTCCCTGAAGCAATCACCAGAGACCGCGACTATGGTCCGCGACTGGGAGAGTCTCGGCCAGAAAAGGGGAAGGCAGAGTCTGGAGAACCATGATAAGGCTATACAGGAAAAGAAGCCAGATGTTGATGGTATGACGGATGAGGAGCTCAGTCGAATCAGCATTCATATTTCTTCCGTTGAAGAAGAATCTGGAGAAGATtcagatgagaagatgaaagaTGAGGAGACGGCCAAGTTTGACGAGTACAAGCATCATCAATTTATACACAGATGGGGTTTATTTCAAGACTCGGATGGGCGCGATGAAGAGTGGTTTATCCCTGATCCGCCTGTCCTTGAAGAAACAGATCCTGAATATCTGTGCGATATGTGTCGACACATTGACTTCAAAGTCCTTCTATCACAACGAGGCTTACCGGGGAATCAACTACCAGGACAGTCCCGCATTTCTGTTTATGGCATTCCAAAGGTCATGGATGAGAATAGTCATTGTTCCTTCTGCAGACTCATTCGAATGAGGGCTATTCATGATGGAATACTTACGGATGTGCACCCTGATGATTGGCCGGGGATGCAATTGAGCATCAGCACTTTGGATGATGGGCCAGGGTTTCCTCTGAGGCTCCAGGTGGAATTCTCGGATCTTGATCGTTTAAAGGTTTCAAGATTGGTGATACATCCAGTTGAATCAGTGGAGAGCCAATCAATGCCCCTTCAGGGTCTTCTGGTTCGCAAGGATTCTGCTGATATGTCTCGCCTTCGAGGGTGGCTCCAGACATGCAACAAGGATCATAAATCAGCAGAAACTGACTCTATTGAATATCTCAAGCCTCTCATGGGCACACTACGAGTCATAGACACGGTTGACAACTGTGTGAAGGAGGTCGACACACCATGCGATTATATCTGTCTTTCTTATGTCTGGGGAACTGGAAGTCAGACACAATACACTACCAAAACAAGAGACCAACTCAGTAAACCTGGAGGTCTGGGGAACGTCGAACTTCCGCAAACGATTCTTGATGCTATCAAGGTTACAAAAGAGCTCGGTATCCGATACATCTGGATTGATGCTTTATGCATCACGCAAGATGACAAGGACGACAAAGCTAGGATCATCTTCAATATGGGGACTATATACGCTAATGCTGTTTTATCCATAATGGCCTCTTCTAACGTCAATCCCACAGACGGATTGCCTGGAGTTGGTATCCCTCGATCACAAGAACAGAGCATAGAGAAACTGCAAGGGATCACCTTAGCAGTGGCATTCCAAGATGCCAGACAGAGGTATTCTGATATCGAAGATCGACTATGGAACACCAGAGCATGGACATTTCAGGAGAGGGTACTCTCAAGACGATCAGTCTATTTCACCAGCTCGCAAATGTGTTTCATCTGTCCACACGGAGCCTGCTTTGAAGACACAGTTCCTGTTTCGGGCCCTAACTCGTACACAATCGTTCCCTTCAACGACCAGCTACAACTAACATCCCGAATCCACGACTTGTGGATTCGTATATGGTCAGATCCAACTCAGGCCGCGTATATCAACAAAGCCTTCGCAACCGAAGATGACATGACGATTTTTGTCGGCGAAGACCCAACTACTGGCGAAGCTTCAGAGGATGGCGCTCCATTGTACAAATCCAAAGCCATCCCGAGCTCAGATACAATCGATGCACCTCTTATCAAGGGGCATACACTCTGGGAAGCGTACGCTCACGCTGTTGATGCTTATACAAAGAGAAACATGACGTGGCAGTCCGACGCCGTGAATGCCTTTATCGGTATTGCAGACCTTATCCGCCGGGGCACAAACACCAAGTTCTGGCACGCCATGCCGGAATTTGCTCTCACAAGATCTCTCTTATGGTACCCCAAAGAACCCCTTTCTCGAAGACGATCTCCAGATGGAAAGATATTGTTTCCCAGTTGGTCTTGGGCAGCTTGGCAAGGTCACGTCGCATATCGTGGCAGAGGTTTCCATAACGCCGTGTGCTATGCGCCAGCTAGCATGATAATGTGGCTGAAGTCAGCTACAGTTGACGAATTCATGGAAACTTTTGTACAAGTGGAGAGAACGCAGGAAGAAATTGACGAGAGGAGACAACAAGCTGAGAATTCGCGGCTTTTGTTGCACAAGACTGATCTTTGGTCGCTTTTGCATATTGACTGCTACGAGCATGGGTGGGCTGTTGAGCACAATGAGGATCGGAATCAGCATCTCTTCGTACACGAGGCATATCCGGGCATGCGATTTGAGTTTCCGATTAATCTTCCAGATGAGCCTATCGTGGAGTTACCATTTGAAGATACCTTGTACTTTCGCGCCAAGGCCGTATCAGTGCGGTTATGCGACAAGCCATCTGAGTGGTATTTGGCATCGCCTATACAAGACAATTTCATCCAGATAGGAGTCAGCGATGAAGATCGGTCAGCCAACAACCGTCGACCGTGGCAGCGTATCCTCTACCATCAAGGCTATCGCGCTGGAAGTCTAAGCCTCAACGTCTCACTTGAACATCTCAATATCCCCTCAACAGCTGAAGAGGTCCAGAATTCACCAGTGAAGTACATCCTAGTGGCCATATCTCGTGATAGTCTTCCTTACGTTGCACCTCCCCCCATTGGCTGGGAAATGTACTGGGATGGTGATCCGATGAGAATGCAGTACGAgattcttcaagaagagtGGCTACAGCGCAGCCGCTTGCCTGAGGGACCTGATGAGAGCGTGAAGCCAAGTACTGAGAAGGTTAATGAGACAGGGGAACCACGATGGGATCTAGGTCGCTTTGGAACTACCAGTGTCTTAGATGTTTGCAACGTGCTGTTGCTTAGAGAGGCGAGGGATGGGGTATCTGAGAGGGTTGGTGTTGGGAAGATCAATTACTCCGCGTTCTTTGGTGCGAAGCCTGAGCCTGATGTATTCTATTTAAAATGA
- a CDS encoding Alpha/Beta hydrolase protein produces MSLKTIKTRTLEVGYYDHGPSSGWPVLLYHGFPYDIHAYDEVVPKLISSGARVVVPYVRGYGPTRFLSDSTMRSGQQAALGSDVIELMDALNIDKAVLGGFDWGGMSVCVASALWPERVVGLVSYAGYDIADLSSYQKPFAPSLECVCWYQHLFQQERGIACLTESRRDLCRILWKQWSPSFSFTEDFYKRTAEAFDNPDFVNVVIHAYRFCFGNAKGDPALQKLEDSLAAQPKISVPTITLDGRQDPLKPGGTAAHVEHFSGRYERREADVGHAFPMEAPDEFADAVLTIHKWESG; encoded by the coding sequence ATGTCACTCAAAACCATCAAGACACGAACCCTAGAAGTCGGGTACTACGACCACGGCCCCTCATCAGGCTGGCCTGTCCTTTTATATCACGGCTTCCCATACGATATCCACGCATATGATGAAGTTGTTCCTAAACTCATCTCCAGCGGTGCAAGAGTCGTTGTTCCCTATGTCCGTGGTTATGGCCCAACACGCTTCCTATCAGATTCAACCATGAGGAGTGGTCAGCAAGCAGCTCTTGGCTCAGATGTTATTGAGCTCATGGATGCTTTAAACATCGATAAGGCAGTCCTTGGTGGCTTCGACTGGGGCGGAATGTCTGTATGTGTTGCATCTGCTCTCTGGCCTGAACGTGTCGTTGGACTTGTTTCGTATGCAGGATACGACATTGCAGATCTTTCAAGTTATCAGAAGCCTTTTGCACCGAGTTTGGAATGTGTTTGTTGGTATCAGCATTTGTTCCAGCAAGAACGCGGAATTGCTTGTCTTACAGAGAGTCGACGAGATCTCTGTCGGATTCTTTGGAAGCAATGGTCACCTTCATTCTCATTCACAGAAGACTTTTACAAGAGAACTGCAGAAGCTtttgataatcctgatttTGTCAATGTTGTCATTCACGCTTACAGATTCTGCTTTGGTAACGCAAAAGGCGATCCAGCTTTGCAGAAGTTGGAGGATTCTTTAGCTGCTCAGCCTAAGATAAGTGTTCCGACAATCACTTTGGATGGACGGCAGGATCCTTTGAAGCCAGGGGGTACTGCTGCACATGTTGAGCACTTTTCTGGTCGTTATGAGAGGAGAGAGGCTGATGTTGGACATGCGTTTCCAATGGAAGCTCCGGATGAATTTGCAGATGCCGTCTTGACGATTCATAAGTGGGAGAGTGGCTAG